The Streptomyces kanamyceticus DNA segment GTGCGCTCATCCTCCTCGATGCCGAACGGACCGTGGACGTACCGCTGTTCTGGCAGCAGTGGAAGCTCGACTCCCCCGCGCTCGCGACACTGGCGGACGCGGTGATGGAGGCGGCGGCTGAGCATCTGCGCCGCTGAGGTGCCGCTGAGGTGCCACCGAAGGGCCGCCGAAGGGCCGCTCAAGGCTCACTCAGGGCTCGCACAAAGCCCCCGCACGCACACTTTTGTCATGCCCACCACACGCAGAAAGAGTCCGTGAGACACCCCTCCCACCAGCAGAAACAAGACCGATCCCCCCTTCCACTTCCGCCCGCCACCGCGATACCCCTGAGGGGACAGAGAACCCCCGCAGGAAGCGAGTCACACGGTGAACGACTCCGGTTGGTACGTGGATGAACGCTGCACGAACTGCGACGTCGCCCGGCAGATCGCGCCGGATCTGATCGTCGAGGCGAACGGCCGCTCCGAGATCCTGCGCCAGCCGCGCGACGCGGCGGAGGAGGACCTGATGTACTCCGCCGCCTTCGCCTGCCACACCCGCTCCATCCGGCCGCCGTCCGGCCGGATGGATACGAAGCGGGACCTCTACCCCATCCCCCTCGACGACGCCGTCCTGTTCTGCGGGCACAACTCCCAGCGCACCGCGGGCGCCAACTCCTATCTGCTGCGGCGCCCTTCGGGGAACCTGCTGATGATCGACACGCCGCGCTGGAGCGAGCCGCTGGCCGCCCGGTTCGAGACGATCGGTCCCGTCACCGACGTGCTCCTGACCCACCGCGACCACGCCGCGCACGGCCGCCGCTACGCCGACCGCTTACAGGCCAGGCTCTGGGTCCACGAGGGCGACCTCGACTCCGCGCCCGACGCCGACTGCGTCCTGCGCGGCACCGGCAGCGTCGAGATCACCGACGGCGTGCTCGCCCATCCGCTGCCGGGACACACCGAGGGGAGCGTGCTGTACGTCGCCGACGAGCGGTACTGCTTCAGCGGGGACAGCTTCTACTGGTCGCGTACGACGGAGGACATCGAGGTGGCCGACAGCGTCACCTGGTACTCGATCGAGGAGCTCGCGGCGTCCCTGGCCCGCACCGCCGAACAGCTCCGCTTCGAGTGGCTGCTGCCGGGGCACGGCGACCGCAAGCGCCTTCCGGCCGCCGACATGGCCGCGCGCATGCGGGAGTTGACGGCCCGCGCCCGCACGCTGCGGCCACGCCC contains these protein-coding regions:
- a CDS encoding 4Fe-4S domain-containing protein, whose protein sequence is MNDSGWYVDERCTNCDVARQIAPDLIVEANGRSEILRQPRDAAEEDLMYSAAFACHTRSIRPPSGRMDTKRDLYPIPLDDAVLFCGHNSQRTAGANSYLLRRPSGNLLMIDTPRWSEPLAARFETIGPVTDVLLTHRDHAAHGRRYADRLQARLWVHEGDLDSAPDADCVLRGTGSVEITDGVLAHPLPGHTEGSVLYVADERYCFSGDSFYWSRTTEDIEVADSVTWYSIEELAASLARTAEQLRFEWLLPGHGDRKRLPAADMAARMRELTARARTLRPRPIDFTAVRW